The following are encoded in a window of Naumovozyma castellii chromosome 10, complete genome genomic DNA:
- the BAT2 gene encoding branched-chain-amino-acid transaminase BAT2 (ancestral locus Anc_4.389), translating to MSAPLDASRLEITPVATPSKLRPNDELVFGKTFTDHMLTIEWTSTEGWGNPQIKPYGNLSLDPSSVVFHYAFELFEGMKAYRTEDDKITMFRPDMNMIRMNKSAARICLPTFDGEQLIELIGKLIEQDKHMVPQGQGYSLYIRPTLIGTTPTLGVSTPDRALLFVICSPVGPYYKTGFKAVRLEATDYATRAWPGGVGDKKLGANYAPCVLPQLQAAERGYQQNLWLFGPEHNITEVGTMNAFFVFKDNKTGKKELVTAPLDGTILEGVTRDSILHLCRERLDSNEWEVNERYCTIDEVAEKSKKGELVEAFGSGTAAVVSPIKEIGWKGEEINVPLLPGEQSGPLTKQVAEWVAAIQYGKEKHGNWTRVIADLN from the coding sequence ATGTCTGCTCCATTAGACGCTTCCAGACTGGAAATCACTCCAGTGGCCACCCCATCCAAACTAAGACCAAACGATGAATTAGTTTTCGGTAAGACTTTCACCGATCACATGTTGACCATTGAATGGACCTCTACTGAAGGTTGGGGAAACCCTCAAATCAAACCTTACGGTAACTTGTCTCTAGACCCATCCTCCGTGGTCTTCCATTATGCTTTCGAATTATTCGAAGGTATGAAGGCTTACAGAACAGAAGATGATAAGATCACTATGTTCCGTCCAGATATGAATATGATCCGTATGAACAAATCCGCCGCTAGAATTTGTCTACCAACTTTTGATGGTGAACAATTGATCGAATTGATCGGTAAATTGATCGAACAGGATAAGCATATGGTTCCTCAAGGTCAAGGTTACTCTCTATATATTAGACCAACTTTGATTGGTACCACTCCAACTTTAGGTGTTTCCACCCCAGATAGAGCCTTACTGTTTGTTATTTGTTCCCCAGTCGGTCCATATTACAAGACTGGGTTCAAAGCTGTTAGATTGGAAGCTACCGATTACGCTACTAGAGCTTGGCCAGGTGGTGTTGGTGACAAGAAATTGGGTGCCAACTATGCTCCTTGTGTCTTACCTCAATTACAAGCAGCTGAAAGAGGTTACCAACAAAACTTGTGGTTGTTTGGCCCAGAACATAACATTACTGAAGTTGGGACCATGAACGCATTCTTTGTGTTCAAGGATAACAAGACAGGTAAGAAAGAATTGGTTACCGCTCCATTGGATGGTACCATCTTGGAAGGTGTCACTAGAGATTCCATTTTACATCTATGTAGGGAAAGATTGGATTCTAATGAATGGGAAGTTAACGAACGTTATTGTACCATTGATGAAGTGGCTGAAAAATCCAAGAAGGGTGAATTGGTGGAAGCCTTTGGTTCAGGTACCGCCGCAGTGGTTTCTCCAATTAAGGAAATTGGTTGGAAGggtgaagaaattaacGTCCCATTATTACCTGGTGAACAATCTGGTCCATTGACTAAACAAGTGGCTGAATGGGTTGCTGCCATTCAATATGGTAAGGAAAAGCATGGTAATTGGACCAGAGTCATTGCTGATTTGAACTGA
- the RPS4A gene encoding 40S ribosomal protein eS4 (ancestral locus Anc_4.382) — translation MARGPKKHLKRLAAPHHWLLDKLSGCYAPRPSAGPHKLRESLPLIVFLRNRLKYALNGREVKAILMQRHVKVDGKVRTDTTYPTGFMDVITLDATNENFRLVYDVKGRFAVHRITDEEATYKLAKVKKVQLGKKGVPYVVTHDGRTIRYPDPNIKVNDTVKVDLASGKITDYIKFDAGKLVYVTGGRNLGRIGTIVHKERHDGGFDLVHIKDSLDNTFVTRLNNVFIIGEPGKPYISLPKGKGIKLTIAEERDRRRAQQGL, via the exons ATGGCTAGAGGACC AAAGAAGCATCTAAAGAGATTAGCAGCTCCACACCATTGGTTATTGGACAAACTATCTGGTTGTTACGCTCCAAGACCATCCGCTGGTCCACACAAATTACGTGAATCTTTACCATTGATCGTTTTCCTAAGAAACAGATTAAAGTATGCCTTGAACGGTCGTGAAGTTAAGGCTATCTTGATGCAACGTCATGTTAAGGTCGACGGTAAGGTCAGAACTGACACTACCTACCCAACCGGTTTCATGGATGTCATCACTTTAGATGCCACTAACGAAAACTTCAGATTGGTCTACGATGTTAAGGGTAGATTCGCTGTTCACCGTATCACCGATGAAGAAGCTACTTACAAATTAGCTAAGGTCAAGAAGGTCCAATTAGGTAAGAAGGGTGTTCCATACGTTGTTACCCACGATGGTAGAACTATTAGATACCCAGATCCAAACATCAAGGTTAACGACACCGTTAAAGTTGATTTGGCCTCTGGTAAGATTACCGATTATATTAAGTTCGATGCTGGTAAGTTAGTTTACGTTACTGGTGGTCGTAACTTGGGTAGAATTGGTACTATTGTTCACAAGGAAAGACACGATGGTGGTTTCGATTTAGTTCACATCAAGGATTCTTTGGACAACACTTTCGTCACCAGATTGAACAACGTTTTCATCATTGGTGAACCAGGTAAGCCATACATCTCCTTGCCAAAGGGTAAGGGTATTAAATTGACCATTGCTGAAGAACGTGACAGAAGAAGAGCTCAACAAGGTTTATAA